From Triticum urartu cultivar G1812 chromosome 2, Tu2.1, whole genome shotgun sequence, a single genomic window includes:
- the LOC125540335 gene encoding uncharacterized protein LOC125540335: MAGVVRLWNDWEAQILVLASFMLQVFLLMFARMRRRNISIIPRTLLWLAYLLADSIAIYILGHMSFYGKSHGHQQLMAFWAPFLLVHLGGQDNITAYSIEDSQLWLRHLLSFVVQTVGVAYVLYKYVAGSWTLATAALLIFVAGVLKYGERVWALKSSSLENMISFLDSRKLSEAKREQHAQQGQGGKLDPEEVLQGAHDLLPICMAQFVDYKFWPSQFQSKAVELFDNKGQMFELVEMQLSLMYDFLYTKAAVVFTWYGCFIRAMSSAATISTFFLFQSSIVKHDFNRVDAIVTYILIAGAVLLEMTALLKAMGSTWTCALLHAGRWHWLHRIIVSVRRRVKAAERNRRWSGSIGHPELLNSSHGSGGCVQSLRCKGLWKKLGQSLPVISDDTKKLVLEEVRRMVEACEGKEDIMRSYSGQCALNPWHGFFKDPTSHAGIDFDDKILSWHFATKMFFSQSSNVEERDDVMEAVRAVSNYMIFLLAERPYMLPSPVRPGLYANTEAAYVGLDFFDMEHLSRRGELDRRRRMWDLDTRRDGDELYRVRGKLDIIREDLDVIREHLVRKRKDLGRKRCNRAELYSAMEVLDRSLAELNRRLEELDDLRLEVGTRREKLEVLDRKSKRLDKKREELDKRSKEPPSPLVLARGTMLEDPEELDRRREELNRRRSELNARREENLDVDLEELKRTIKRLEELDRRVHLGPPPSLIRGAELAVWLLEAEKARGKQEVRRVLLGVWVEMMCYAAHRCTRDSHAKQLNSGGEFITVVWLLSTAVFNRRYCDEDWFKNGVWEFFRPPFQLEEEHEDGWFCVIFYVCVLLPVLPYILYKYKEWSSPPFFKTIKRGQAPPSTGLPR; encoded by the coding sequence ATGGCCGGAGTGGTGCGCCTATGGAACGATTGGGAGGCCCAAATCCTAGTGCTTGCTAGCTTTATGCTGCAAGTGTTCCTGCTCATGTTCGCCAGGATGCGACGACGGAACATCTCCATCATCCCAAGGACCCTCCTCTGGCTAGCATACCTGCTGGCAGACTCCATAGCGATATACATCCTCGGCCACATGTCCTTCTATGGAAAGTCCCACGGGCACCAACAACTCATGGCGTTCTGGGCGCCATTCTTGCTAGTGCACCTCGGTGGCCAGGACAACATCACCGCCTACTCCATAGAAGACAGCCAGCTCTGGCTGCGCCACCTGCTCTCTTTTGTTGTTCAGACAGTGGGAGTGGCTTATGTCCTCTACAAGTATGTCGCTGGCAGCTGGACCTTGGCCACAGCCGCGTTGCTGATATTTGTCGCCGGTGTTCTCAAGTATGGGGAGAGAGTATGGGCGCTCAAGTCGTCCAGCCTGGAGAACATGATTAGTTTCCTCGACAGCAGGAAGTTGAGTGAGGCTAAACGAGAACAACATGCACAGCAGGGCCAAGGGGGAAAGCTGGATCCTGAAGAGGTTCTGCAAGGAGCTCATGATTTGCTCCCCATTTGCATGGCTCAGTTTGTGGACTATAAGTTCTGGCCATCCCAATTTCAGAGTAAAGCTGTAGAGCTATTCGATAACAAGGGCCAAATGTTTGAATTGGTTGAGATGCAGCTCTCCTTGATGTATGATTTCCTATATACCAAGGCAGCGGTGGTCTTCACATGGTATGGATGCTTCATCCGTGCCATGTCATCAGCTGCCACGATCAGTACTTTCTTCCTATTTCAATCAAGCATTGTCAAACATGACTTCAACAGAGTTGATGCCATTGTCACATACATCTTAATAGCTGGGGCTGTCCTCCTAGAGATGACAGCATTGTTGAAGGCAATGGGATCAACATGGACATGCGCATTGTTGCATGCTGGAAGATGGCACTGGCTTCACAGAATAATCGTATCTGTGCGGCGGCGTGTCAAGGCTGCGGAAAGAAATAGAAGATGGTCAGGTTCCATTGGACACCCTGAGTTGCTGAACTCGTCCCATGGCAGTGGAGGCTGTGTGCAGAGCTTGAGATGCAAAGGTTTGTGGAAGAAGCTAGGCCAGTCCTTACCTGTCATTTCAGATGATACTAAGAAGCTGGTGTTGGAAGAGGTACGAAGAATGGTGGAGGCATGTGAAGGCAAAGAGGATATCATGAGGAGTTACAGTGGTCAGTGCGCGCTGAATCCATGGCATGGATTTTTCAAGGATCCCACCTCGCACGCTGGCATTGATTTTGATGACAAAATCCTTTCTTGGCACTTTGCCACCAAAATGTTCTTCTCACAGTCGTCTAATGTGGAAGAGCGAGATGATGTTATGGAGGCAGTCAGGGCAGTGTCTAACTACATGATTTTCCTCCTTGCTGAACGTCCATACATGCTTCCTAGCCCTGTTCGCCCGGGATTGTATGCCAATACTGAAGCAGCATACGTGGGGCTAGATTTTTTTGACATGGAACACCTCAGCAGAAGGGGGGAGCTGGACAGAAGAAGAAGAATGTGGGATCTGGACACAAGAAGGGACGGGGACGAGCTATACAGAGTAAGGGGGAAGCTGGACATAATAAGGGAGGATCTGGACGTGATAAGAGAGCATTTGGTCAGAAAAAGGAAGGATCTGGGCAGAAAAAGGTGCAATAGAGCGGAACTATACAGTGCAATGGAGGTGCTGGATAGAAGTTTGGCGGAGCTGAACAGGAGATTGGAAGAGCTGGATGATTTAAGGTTAGAGGTGGGCACTAGAAGGGAGAAGTTGGAGGTGCTAGACAGAAAAAGTAAGAGGCTAGATAAAAAGAGGGAGGAGCTGGACAAAAGAAGCAAGGAGCCTCCATCTCCCTTGGTCCTCGCTAGAGGGACGATGTTGGAGGATCCAGAGGAGCTGGACAGAAGAAGGGAGGAGCTGAACAGAAGGAGGTCTGAGCTTAACGCTAGAAGGGAGGAGAACCTGGACGTGGACCTAGAGGAGCTGAAGAGAACAATAAAAAGGCTAGAGGAGCTAGACAGGAGAGTGCATCTCGGACCTCCACCTTCCTTGATCCGTGGAGCGGAGCTTGCTGTTTGGCTGCTAGAGGCGGAGAAGGCGCGGGGCAAGCAGGAGGTGCGGCGCGTGCTACTTGGGGTGTGGGTGGAGATGATGTGCTATGCGGCCCACCGCTGCACTAGGGATTCCCACGCCAAGCAGCTTAACAGTGGTGGTGAGTTCATTACCGTCGTCTGGCTTCTGTCCACTGCCGTGTTCAATCGCCGGTACTGTGACGAGGATTGGTTTAAGAATGGCGTGTGGGAGTTCTTCAGGCCACCATTCCAACTTGAGGAGGAGCATGAGGACGGTTGGTTCTGTGTGATATTCTACGTGTGTGTACTACTTCCGGTCCTTCCGTATATCCTATACAAGTATAAAGAGTGGTCGTCCCCCCCATTTTTTAAGACCATCAAGAGGGGCCAGGCCCCCCCATCGACCGGCCTCCCCCGATAA